A window of Candidatus Hydrogenedentota bacterium genomic DNA:
TTTCCTGCTCACTGAGGGCGGCGGCATCATTGACGACCTTATTGCGATGCGTGTTGCCGAAGACGAACTGTTTGTGGTGACTAATGCGGGACCCTTGGAACGCGTCGCGACACTCTTTGCCGGGCGCGTTCCCGGTCTGAGAGACGTGTCAGACGAAACGGCGAAGATAGATATTCAAGGGCCGTTGTCTCGCGAAATTCTTGTGCGTATCGGCTTGCCGGTTGCTTCGGACCTCCGCTATTTCGGGTTGTTTCGGGCGGAGTGGGAGGGACACACGCTCCTTGTTTCCCGTACCGGCTATACCGGCGAGTTGGGATACGAGTTGTTCATGCCGAACGACCTCGCGGTGCATCTGTGGCGGACGCTTTTAAGACACCCGGACGTGGCCCCTGCGGGGCTCGGCGCGCGCGATACGCTCCGTCTCGAGATGGGGTACTCCTTGTCCGGCCAGGATTTCGACGATACGCGCAGTCCGCTCGAAGCAAGCCAAGAGGCTTTTGTCGATTGGAGCAAAGAGTTCACGGGCCGCGCGGCGCTCGAGAAACAGCGGGAAAGAGGGGCGTTTTCGGTGTTGACGGCCATCCGTGCGGACTCGCGCCGTGCGCCGCGCCACGGCTTCGAGGTGTACAAAGAAGATGACGCCGTGGGGTTGGTCACGAGCGGCACCTACGGGCCCTCCGTGGGTTGCGGGATAGGCCTGGCTTATCTTCCGCAGGAGCTGGCCAAGCCGGGCACGGCCCTGGCCACGGGCCCGCGGCGATTTGAAATCGAAACAACACAACTTCCCTTTTACAGAAACGGAACGTGCAGGAATTAAGGAGATAGCGGCCATGGATTTCCCCGAAGGACTCAGGTATACGCGCCAGCATGAATGGATTCGCGACGATGGCGCCAATGTATACACTGTCGGCATTACGGAGCACGCAACCGGGCAATTGGGCGACGTGACCTATGTCGAACTGCCCGAAGTGGGCATGGAACTCGACCAGGGCAAGGCCGCAGGCGCCGTGGAGTCGGTGAAGGCTGCAAGCGACGTCTACGCGCCCATCGGCGGCCACGTAAGCGAAGTCAACGGCGAACTCGAGAGCCGGCCGGAACTCGTCAACCAGAGCCCTTACGACGAAGGATGGTTCTTCAAGATCGCCGATGGAAATCTCCGTGACTTTAACAAGCTTATGGACGCGAAAGCCTATGCCCTGTACGTAGAGGGACTTGATGAATGAGTTTCATCCCTACTACTCAGGCTGAACA
This region includes:
- the gcvT gene encoding glycine cleavage system aminomethyltransferase GcvT, which codes for MRQTPLFDEHRALGGKIVDFTGWALPVQFAGILNEHEHTRAKASLFDCSHMGEFCIKGERGIQAYDALVTMNAAGLAVGRARYGFLLTEGGGIIDDLIAMRVAEDELFVVTNAGPLERVATLFAGRVPGLRDVSDETAKIDIQGPLSREILVRIGLPVASDLRYFGLFRAEWEGHTLLVSRTGYTGELGYELFMPNDLAVHLWRTLLRHPDVAPAGLGARDTLRLEMGYSLSGQDFDDTRSPLEASQEAFVDWSKEFTGRAALEKQRERGAFSVLTAIRADSRRAPRHGFEVYKEDDAVGLVTSGTYGPSVGCGIGLAYLPQELAKPGTALATGPRRFEIETTQLPFYRNGTCRN
- the gcvH gene encoding glycine cleavage system protein GcvH, which gives rise to MDFPEGLRYTRQHEWIRDDGANVYTVGITEHATGQLGDVTYVELPEVGMELDQGKAAGAVESVKAASDVYAPIGGHVSEVNGELESRPELVNQSPYDEGWFFKIADGNLRDFNKLMDAKAYALYVEGLDE